One window of the Nocardia huaxiensis genome contains the following:
- a CDS encoding YhgE/Pip domain-containing protein: MTGKRTRWALLVLLVAAAIGAGAVGYLRWAADAPSGVALINGDTGPMGEKIVKALQDSGTREWDVVDEASTGDYAAVITLPTDLSSSITSLATDQPQRAQVTVATNDRADPYLVNDAVNEVTRRISAAGLDSLFATMNSARGSISQVAFTSQLLSAGVNAAAEGAGQFQGGADQMLAFLEQAKSGASQLTSGIDALNATLSAATTQANQLATALDSTGVTIGQISATANGLSNGLNIVLPLLRGLPFANDPQLANVIAQLEGLQTLAGQATGQLAGFGELTGTAVTDDTQVGQLLRDAASRLGDAAAQLNQGAALAESIPSIADQAGTQLLTAMTALTNGVTQLQSVTTTLGNQANQALNTIPARSAPVQSVIATALTDPVDIVRK, from the coding sequence GTGACCGGAAAACGTACCCGCTGGGCCCTGTTGGTGCTGCTCGTGGCAGCCGCGATCGGCGCGGGCGCCGTCGGTTATCTGCGCTGGGCGGCCGACGCGCCCAGCGGAGTGGCGCTGATCAACGGCGACACCGGGCCGATGGGCGAGAAGATCGTGAAAGCCCTGCAGGACAGCGGAACCCGGGAGTGGGATGTGGTCGACGAGGCCAGCACCGGGGATTACGCGGCGGTCATCACGCTGCCCACCGATCTGTCGAGTTCGATCACCTCGCTGGCCACCGACCAGCCGCAGCGGGCACAGGTCACCGTGGCCACCAATGACCGGGCCGATCCGTATCTGGTGAACGACGCAGTCAACGAGGTGACGCGGCGGATCAGCGCGGCCGGGCTGGATTCGCTGTTCGCCACCATGAACAGTGCGCGCGGGTCGATTTCGCAGGTGGCGTTCACCTCGCAGCTGCTCAGCGCCGGGGTGAACGCGGCGGCCGAGGGGGCCGGGCAGTTCCAGGGCGGGGCGGATCAAATGCTGGCGTTCCTGGAGCAGGCGAAATCCGGTGCGAGCCAATTGACTTCGGGCATCGACGCGCTGAACGCCACGCTGTCGGCGGCCACCACGCAGGCGAATCAGCTTGCCACGGCCCTGGATTCGACCGGGGTGACGATCGGGCAGATCTCCGCCACGGCCAATGGGCTGAGCAATGGGCTGAACATCGTGCTGCCACTGCTGCGCGGGTTGCCGTTCGCGAACGATCCGCAGCTGGCGAATGTGATCGCGCAGCTGGAGGGATTGCAGACCCTCGCGGGGCAGGCCACCGGGCAGTTGGCCGGGTTCGGCGAGCTCACCGGGACCGCGGTCACCGACGACACGCAGGTCGGGCAGCTGCTGCGGGATGCGGCGAGCCGGCTCGGGGATGCGGCGGCGCAGCTGAATCAGGGCGCGGCGCTGGCCGAGAGCATTCCGAGCATTGCCGATCAGGCCGGGACGCAGCTGCTGACGGCCATGACGGCGCTCACCAATGGCGTGACGCAGTTGCAGTCGGTGACCACGACCTTGGGCAACCAGGCCAATCAGGCGCTGAATACGATCCCGGCGCGCAGTGCGCCGGTGCAGTCGGTGATCGCGACCGCGCTGACCGATCCGGTCGATATCGTTCGCAAATAA
- a CDS encoding RDD family protein: MSNPNDPYSQPPGGYPQQGGYPQSQPGYPPPPTGYGAPDPNQRSWVSPPYAGWLTRVGGFLIDGLIIGIPAGILYALAFILGFEDSDCVVDEGPGYYSSSCTGSLSGLGILLIVLAGLVAFAAGLYFIYLEGKTGQTPGKKMVGIRLIREADGQPLGFGYAFLRRLCHIVDSLPCYIGYLWPIWDPKKQTFADKIMNTIVVKV, translated from the coding sequence ATGAGCAACCCGAACGATCCGTACTCGCAGCCGCCCGGCGGATACCCGCAGCAGGGCGGCTACCCACAATCCCAGCCCGGATATCCGCCGCCCCCAACGGGTTACGGCGCCCCCGACCCCAATCAGCGCTCATGGGTCAGCCCGCCCTACGCCGGCTGGCTGACCCGAGTGGGCGGCTTCCTGATCGACGGCCTGATCATCGGCATCCCCGCCGGCATCCTCTACGCCCTCGCCTTCATCCTCGGCTTCGAGGACAGCGACTGCGTGGTCGACGAAGGCCCCGGCTACTACAGCAGCTCCTGCACCGGCAGCCTCTCCGGCCTCGGCATCCTGCTGATCGTCCTCGCCGGCCTCGTAGCCTTCGCCGCCGGCCTCTACTTCATCTACCTCGAAGGCAAAACCGGCCAAACCCCCGGCAAGAAAATGGTGGGCATCCGCCTGATCCGCGAAGCCGACGGCCAACCCCTCGGCTTCGGCTACGCCTTCCTCCGCCGCCTCTGCCACATCGTCGACAGCCTCCCCTGCTACATCGGCTACCTCTGGCCCATCTGGGACCCCAAGAAGCAGACCTTCGCCGACAAGATCATGAACACGATCGTCGTCAAGGTCTGA
- a CDS encoding response regulator transcription factor: MVERGELPTVLVVDDDEDVLASVERGLRLSGFKVLIARDGGAALKCVNEQSPDAVVLDMNMPVLDGAGVVTALRAMGNEVPICVLSARSSVDDRIAGLESGADDYLVKPFVLAELVARIKALLRRRTDTPATAIPGAISVGPLNVDVAGYRALLNGHEIELTKREFELLSTLARSAGVVLSRERLLELVWGYDFAADTNVVDVFVGYLRRKLEVDGTPRLLHTIRGVGFVLRAPK, from the coding sequence GTGGTCGAACGCGGTGAGCTACCCACTGTCCTGGTCGTCGATGACGACGAGGATGTGCTCGCGTCGGTCGAGCGCGGGCTCCGGCTGTCCGGATTCAAGGTGCTGATCGCCCGCGACGGCGGGGCGGCACTCAAGTGTGTCAACGAGCAGTCGCCCGATGCCGTGGTGCTCGATATGAACATGCCGGTACTGGACGGCGCGGGCGTGGTCACGGCCCTGCGGGCCATGGGCAACGAGGTGCCGATCTGTGTGCTGTCGGCGCGCAGTTCGGTGGACGATCGCATCGCCGGACTGGAGTCCGGGGCCGACGACTATCTCGTGAAACCGTTCGTGCTGGCCGAACTCGTGGCGCGGATCAAGGCACTGCTGCGCCGGCGCACCGACACCCCCGCCACCGCCATTCCCGGCGCGATCAGCGTGGGCCCGTTGAACGTTGATGTGGCCGGATATCGCGCACTGCTGAACGGGCACGAAATCGAGCTCACCAAAAGAGAATTCGAGTTGCTGTCCACATTGGCGCGCAGTGCCGGCGTGGTGCTGAGCCGGGAACGGCTGCTGGAATTGGTGTGGGGCTACGACTTCGCCGCCGATACGAATGTGGTCGACGTATTCGTGGGTTATTTGCGGCGCAAACTCGAGGTGGACGGAACCCCGCGCCTGCTGCACACCATCCGCGGGGTGGGATTCGTGCTGCGCGCACCGAAATGA
- a CDS encoding hemophore-related protein has product MSFVRNRRFGAALGAGALATVALALVPATASASPLDMAAPLLNSTCSFAQVDAALHDKAPALASILDQNPAQKAELQAKFEQPVEQRQAEFQAYLRDNPGVADQANANANAGIAAAIQQVADSCHNY; this is encoded by the coding sequence ATGAGTTTCGTCCGTAATCGCCGGTTCGGTGCCGCCCTCGGAGCCGGCGCGCTGGCCACCGTCGCGCTGGCCCTGGTGCCGGCCACGGCCTCCGCCAGCCCACTGGATATGGCTGCCCCGCTACTGAATTCGACGTGCAGCTTCGCGCAGGTGGATGCCGCCCTGCACGACAAGGCGCCCGCCCTGGCCTCGATCCTCGACCAGAACCCCGCGCAGAAGGCCGAACTGCAGGCCAAGTTCGAGCAGCCGGTCGAGCAGCGCCAGGCCGAATTCCAGGCGTACCTGCGCGACAACCCGGGTGTCGCGGATCAGGCCAACGCCAACGCCAATGCCGGAATCGCCGCCGCGATCCAGCAGGTCGCCGACTCCTGCCACAACTACTGA
- a CDS encoding HAMP domain-containing sensor histidine kinase: protein MIVSEKTGRRRRSYSLRTRVAAAAALGATIIVAALSWVTVTAIERNNLAQADQQLRVASQLTMIEPVIAVTILGVLPQDNMAMTVRNADGSLASTKVQLPPLPVGNHTVTVNGDTYRVLTTTENQPAGRVVSLGISTTQTEAQTAAQRRWVMLAAAAAVAAAAGLGWLFGGRAVRPIVSLTRQVDQRDPAGDSGTPLPVDGSGVREAEKLAEAVNMMLERLDRAQAQTAAALETARDFAAVSAHELRTPLTAMRTDLEVMRTLQLDEAQRTEILEDLHRGQNRVESTLSALERLARGDLTSERDHVETDVAELCDAAAHDAMRHFPDLKVRLNVGSELVTRGLPTGLRLAVDNALTNSARHGRATEALLSAHRDPNGYIVISVDDNGVGIPPGERRAVFERFFRGSRASKGGSGLGLALVAQQAQLHGGRAYFDDGNLGGVRLVLVLPDRSAPATEPIDLRHA, encoded by the coding sequence ATGATCGTTTCCGAGAAAACCGGCCGGCGGCGGCGCTCCTATTCCCTGCGGACCCGCGTCGCGGCGGCCGCCGCCCTGGGCGCGACAATCATTGTGGCGGCACTGAGCTGGGTCACCGTGACCGCCATCGAGCGCAACAATCTGGCGCAGGCCGATCAGCAGCTGCGGGTGGCCTCGCAGCTCACCATGATCGAACCGGTCATCGCGGTGACCATCCTCGGCGTGCTACCGCAGGACAATATGGCCATGACCGTGCGCAACGCGGACGGGTCGCTGGCCAGCACCAAGGTACAGCTGCCGCCGCTGCCGGTCGGCAATCACACCGTCACCGTGAACGGCGACACCTACCGGGTGCTCACCACCACCGAGAATCAGCCCGCGGGACGCGTTGTGTCACTGGGCATCTCGACCACACAGACCGAGGCGCAGACGGCGGCGCAGCGACGCTGGGTCATGCTGGCGGCCGCCGCCGCGGTGGCCGCCGCCGCCGGACTGGGCTGGCTGTTCGGCGGGCGCGCGGTGCGGCCCATCGTGAGCCTCACCCGGCAGGTGGATCAGCGCGATCCCGCCGGAGACTCGGGAACCCCACTGCCCGTTGACGGTTCGGGCGTGCGCGAGGCGGAGAAACTCGCCGAAGCCGTCAATATGATGCTGGAGCGGCTGGATCGCGCGCAGGCGCAGACCGCCGCCGCCCTCGAGACCGCCCGCGATTTCGCCGCCGTCTCCGCGCACGAGCTGCGCACCCCGCTCACCGCCATGCGCACCGATCTGGAAGTCATGCGCACGCTCCAGCTGGACGAGGCGCAGCGCACCGAGATCCTGGAAGACCTGCACCGCGGCCAGAATCGGGTGGAATCGACGCTGTCGGCACTCGAGCGGCTGGCGCGCGGCGACCTCACCAGCGAACGCGATCACGTGGAAACCGATGTGGCCGAGCTCTGCGATGCCGCCGCGCACGATGCCATGCGGCACTTCCCGGATCTCAAGGTGCGCTTGAACGTCGGCTCCGAACTCGTGACGCGCGGGCTGCCCACCGGGCTGCGGCTGGCCGTCGACAATGCGCTCACCAACTCCGCGCGGCACGGCCGGGCCACCGAGGCGCTGCTGTCGGCGCATCGAGATCCCAACGGGTACATCGTCATATCCGTCGACGACAATGGCGTCGGCATTCCGCCCGGAGAACGGCGGGCGGTGTTCGAACGCTTCTTCCGGGGCAGCCGGGCCAGCAAGGGTGGTTCCGGACTGGGGTTGGCGCTGGTCGCACAGCAGGCCCAATTGCACGGCGGCCGAGCCTATTTCGACGACGGCAATCTGGGCGGCGTACGGCTGGTACTGGTGCTGCCGGATCGCAGCGCGCCTGCGACCGAGCCGATCGATTTGCGGCACGCCTGA
- a CDS encoding TrmH family RNA methyltransferase, whose product MAEVIEIDDPADPRVADFRDLNNADRRPDLPGGKGLVIAEGTVVVQRMLASRFAPFALLGVRKRYEQLADDLAGVDVPYYCASAEVMAEVVGFHLNRGVLAAARRPAELSAEEVLADARTVAVLEGVNDHENIGSIFRNAAGLGADAVLFGDRCSDPLYRRAVRVSMGHVLRVPFATLPPLPGGLNMLRDRGFQVIALTPDPKADTLAAAMTGAKAALLLGAEGPGLTEETMLASDIRARIPMTPGTDSLNVATAAAMAFYERVRIQ is encoded by the coding sequence GTGGCTGAAGTGATCGAGATCGACGACCCGGCGGATCCGCGGGTCGCCGACTTCCGCGACCTCAACAATGCCGACCGGCGACCCGACCTGCCGGGCGGCAAAGGGCTGGTCATCGCCGAGGGGACGGTGGTCGTGCAGCGCATGCTGGCGTCCCGGTTCGCGCCGTTCGCGCTGCTGGGGGTGCGCAAGCGGTACGAGCAACTCGCGGACGATCTCGCGGGCGTGGACGTACCGTACTACTGCGCGAGCGCCGAGGTGATGGCGGAGGTGGTCGGATTCCATCTGAACCGGGGCGTGCTGGCGGCGGCGCGGCGACCGGCGGAGCTGTCCGCCGAGGAGGTGCTCGCGGACGCGCGCACGGTCGCGGTGCTCGAGGGCGTGAACGACCACGAGAACATCGGGTCGATCTTCCGCAATGCCGCGGGGCTGGGCGCGGACGCGGTGCTGTTCGGCGACCGCTGCTCCGATCCGCTGTACCGGCGCGCGGTGCGCGTGTCCATGGGACATGTGCTGCGGGTCCCCTTCGCCACTCTCCCGCCGCTGCCGGGTGGTTTGAATATGCTGCGCGACAGGGGTTTTCAGGTCATCGCACTCACCCCGGACCCGAAGGCGGACACCCTCGCCGCCGCCATGACCGGCGCCAAGGCGGCCCTGCTGCTCGGCGCGGAAGGTCCGGGCCTCACCGAGGAAACCATGCTGGCCAGCGATATTCGCGCGCGCATCCCCATGACACCGGGCACCGATTCGCTTAATGTGGCCACCGCCGCCGCCATGGCGTTCTACGAACGGGTTCGCATCCAGTGA
- a CDS encoding FKBP-type peptidyl-prolyl cis-trans isomerase encodes MTKPVIDISEGPAPTDLVIEDLTVGTGAEAKPGDRVEVHYVGVEYGTTDEFDSSWKRGESITFPLDGLIQGWQDGIPGMREGGRRKLTIPPLQAYGPAGAGHPLSGKTLVFVIDLIKVG; translated from the coding sequence ATGACCAAGCCCGTGATCGATATCTCCGAGGGCCCCGCCCCCACCGACCTGGTTATCGAGGACCTCACGGTGGGCACCGGCGCCGAGGCCAAGCCGGGCGATCGCGTCGAGGTCCACTATGTCGGCGTCGAATACGGCACCACCGACGAATTCGACTCCTCCTGGAAGCGCGGCGAGTCCATCACCTTCCCCCTCGACGGCCTCATCCAGGGCTGGCAGGACGGCATCCCCGGCATGCGCGAGGGCGGCCGCCGCAAGCTCACCATCCCCCCGCTGCAGGCCTACGGCCCCGCCGGCGCCGGCCACCCCCTCTCCGGCAAGACCCTGGTCTTCGTCATCGACCTCATCAAGGTCGGCTGA
- a CDS encoding DUF6928 family protein — translation MPSTVSSLWYVDAPDPVAVLREHPGPDPEAAWALARQLNPGRDVVPAASGTMKVWAGPDPESVYIGCYPGVTVVCSTQAALPRPTKLPELLVRPLASEHTYLVAYDLSLGWGAFAHWERGEFRRSFSSTRVNILEDEGLPLVWERSYWAGEHPIELAPGELPDPQLLPFEPPDFADAANAEWLGFHYRGEVPEDALRPEEIAVCGFSLFPKGEAPVLEKPVEPQVEHNGKRGLLRWLRGRDRVS, via the coding sequence GTGCCATCGACAGTGTCATCCCTCTGGTACGTCGACGCCCCCGATCCGGTCGCCGTGCTGCGCGAACACCCCGGGCCGGATCCCGAGGCCGCATGGGCGCTGGCGCGCCAGCTCAATCCCGGCCGCGATGTCGTCCCGGCCGCCTCCGGCACCATGAAGGTGTGGGCCGGGCCCGACCCCGAATCCGTCTACATCGGCTGCTATCCCGGCGTCACCGTGGTCTGCTCCACGCAGGCCGCGCTGCCGCGGCCCACGAAACTGCCCGAGCTGCTGGTGCGTCCGCTCGCCTCCGAGCACACCTACCTGGTGGCCTACGACCTCTCGCTCGGCTGGGGCGCGTTCGCGCATTGGGAGCGTGGGGAATTCCGGCGCTCGTTCAGCTCGACCCGGGTGAACATCCTGGAGGACGAGGGGCTGCCGCTGGTGTGGGAGCGGTCCTACTGGGCGGGCGAGCATCCCATCGAACTCGCGCCGGGTGAACTGCCCGACCCGCAGCTGCTGCCCTTCGAGCCACCCGATTTCGCGGATGCCGCCAATGCCGAATGGCTCGGATTCCATTACCGCGGCGAAGTTCCCGAGGATGCGCTGCGGCCCGAAGAGATTGCGGTGTGCGGGTTCTCGCTGTTCCCCAAGGGCGAGGCCCCGGTGCTGGAGAAACCGGTGGAACCGCAGGTGGAACACAACGGCAAGCGCGGTTTGCTGCGCTGGCTGCGCGGCCGGGACCGAGTGTCCTGA
- a CDS encoding DUF2537 domain-containing protein has product MTHPPDGPYGYGYSEPTPWATGVFVSVFVALLAATGVYAFGAALAEVHPLLSLLVNVVAVGGAAPSAWRWRYAPVTRWVIIGLTAGVALGWLALLISGLAALG; this is encoded by the coding sequence GTGACGCATCCGCCGGACGGGCCGTACGGATACGGCTATTCCGAACCCACCCCGTGGGCGACCGGAGTCTTCGTGTCCGTCTTCGTCGCGCTGCTGGCCGCCACGGGTGTGTACGCCTTCGGTGCGGCCCTGGCCGAGGTGCATCCGCTGCTGTCGCTGCTGGTGAACGTGGTCGCGGTGGGCGGCGCGGCCCCCTCCGCGTGGCGCTGGCGCTACGCGCCGGTGACACGCTGGGTGATCATCGGCCTGACCGCGGGCGTGGCGCTGGGCTGGCTGGCCCTGCTCATCAGCGGCCTGGCTGCCCTGGGATAG